A window from Esox lucius isolate fEsoLuc1 chromosome 16, fEsoLuc1.pri, whole genome shotgun sequence encodes these proteins:
- the LOC105016240 gene encoding rho-related GTP-binding protein RhoE, with protein sequence MKDTESSQELSTKSGMDPNQSVKCKIVVVGDSQCGKTALLHVFAKDCFPENYVPTVFENYTASFEIDTQRIELSLWDTSGSPYYDNVRPLSYPDSDAVLICFDISRPETLDSVLKKWRGEIQEFCPNTKILLVGCKSDLRTDLTTLVELSNHRQTPVSYDQGSNMAKQISAPYIECSSLQSENSVRDIFHVATLACVNKSNKNVKRNKSSRTTKRISHMPPRPELTAVTSDLRKDKAKSCTIM encoded by the exons ATGAAGGACACAGAATCCAGTCAGGAGCTTTCAACAAAATCCGGAATGGATCCTAACCAGAGCGTGAAATGTAAAATCGTGGTCGTTGGGGACAGTCAGTGTGGAAAAACTGCTCTACTTCACGTCTTTGCTAAAGATTGCTTTCCAGAG AATTATGTCCCAACGGTGTTTGAGAACTACACAGCCAGTTTTGAAATTGACACGCAAAGGATAGAACTCAGCCTCTGGGACACTTCAG GTTCACCGTACTATGACAACGTGCGACCTCTCTCCTACCCGGACTCCGATGCCGTCCTCATCTGCTTTGACATCAGTAGACCAGAGACTCTGGACAGTGTACTGAAAAAG tggagaggagagattCAGGAGTTCTGTCCCAACACCAAGATCCTGCTGGTGGGATGCAAGTCAGACCTACGCACAGATCTCACTACACTGGTGGAACTATCCAATCACAGACAGACTCCTGTGTCGTATGATCAG GGCTCCAACATGGCAAAGCAGATCAGTGCTCCCTACATTGAGTGTTCGTCCCTGCAGTCAGAGAACAGTGTCAGAGACATCTTCCATGTGGCCACGCTGGCCTGCGTCAACAAGAGCAACAAGAACGTCAAACGAAACAAGTCCTCCAGGACTACCAAGAGGATCTCCCACATGCCCCCTAGACCAGAACTCACTGCTGTTACATCGGACCTGCGCAAAGACAAGGCCAAGAGCTGTACTATCATGTGA